A single genomic interval of Deinococcus fonticola harbors:
- a CDS encoding fluoride efflux transporter FluC, producing the protein MKLGLWLYLMLGGALGAACRQGVVLLLAPLAGRLGFPVVAFPLAVLLINVLGSFLLGLTLALVGRGLWPEAARVAFGTGVLGAFTTFSTFSTEMDLLLREGRGGAALLYALSSVGLGVLAAVAGRVLGGRL; encoded by the coding sequence GTGAAGCTGGGCCTGTGGCTGTACCTGATGCTGGGGGGCGCGCTCGGGGCGGCCTGCCGGCAGGGCGTGGTGCTGCTGCTGGCGCCGCTGGCGGGTCGCCTGGGCTTTCCGGTGGTTGCGTTTCCTTTGGCGGTGCTGCTGATTAACGTGCTGGGGTCTTTTCTGCTGGGCCTGACCCTGGCCCTGGTGGGGCGCGGCCTGTGGCCGGAAGCCGCGCGCGTAGCGTTCGGCACAGGCGTGCTGGGCGCCTTCACGACCTTTTCCACCTTCAGCACCGAAATGGACCTGCTCCTGCGCGAAGGCCGGGGCGGCGCGGCGCTGCTGTACGCCCTGAGCAGTGTCGGCCTGGGTGTGCTGGCCGCCGTGGCCGGGCGCGTGCTGGGCGGCAGGTTGTAA
- a CDS encoding magnesium transporter CorA family protein, producing MIRAKCLSTGQELTWTGQITDVWVDTQDPTPQELSALRAAFPFNRFALEDALERGHWSRAEQYPEHAFITIRSYAAPETADEFTERVSLFVFREAVVSHSMHGTLALNRVWALTGRDSVNTPQEVTYEVLDHTADTFFVLADTLEAQVDDLEETVFRSTRQSRVADVFDLKHLIGPARRLASDAREAAALLGRHASAAPADLVRYRDAQDSFTRAVSRFEALREHLTSLLDLHLSLQGQRMNEVMRTLTAVSVIFLPLTFLAGVWGMNFEHMPELRSPYGYAFAWACFIGIGAALAYYFKRRGWW from the coding sequence ATGATTCGCGCCAAATGCCTGTCCACGGGCCAGGAGTTGACCTGGACAGGCCAGATCACCGACGTGTGGGTGGACACGCAAGACCCCACGCCGCAGGAACTGTCCGCCCTGCGAGCCGCTTTCCCATTCAACCGTTTTGCGCTGGAGGACGCCCTGGAACGCGGGCACTGGTCACGCGCCGAGCAGTACCCGGAGCACGCTTTCATCACCATTCGCAGTTACGCCGCTCCCGAAACGGCCGACGAGTTCACCGAGCGCGTGAGCCTGTTCGTGTTCCGGGAGGCGGTGGTCAGCCACAGCATGCACGGCACGCTGGCCCTGAACAGGGTGTGGGCCTTGACCGGGCGCGACTCCGTAAACACCCCGCAGGAGGTGACTTACGAGGTGCTCGATCACACGGCCGACACCTTCTTCGTGCTGGCCGACACGCTGGAGGCGCAGGTGGACGACCTGGAAGAGACTGTGTTCAGAAGCACGCGCCAGAGCCGCGTAGCGGACGTGTTCGACCTCAAGCACCTGATCGGCCCGGCCCGCCGCCTGGCCAGCGATGCCCGCGAGGCCGCCGCGCTGCTGGGGCGGCACGCCAGCGCCGCGCCCGCCGACCTGGTGCGCTACCGCGACGCGCAGGACAGTTTCACGCGCGCCGTCAGCCGCTTCGAGGCGCTGCGTGAGCACCTCACCAGCCTGCTCGACCTGCACCTGAGTTTGCAGGGGCAACGCATGAACGAGGTGATGCGCACCCTGACCGCCGTCAGCGTGATTTTCCTGCCGCTGACCTTCCTGGCGGGCGTGTGGGGCATGAACTTCGAGCACATGCCGGAGTTGAGAAGCCCTTACGGGTACGCTTTCGCCTGGGCGTGCTTTATTGGCATCGGCGCGGCGCTGGCGTACTACTTCAAACGGCGCGGGTGGTGGTGA
- a CDS encoding SDR family NAD(P)-dependent oxidoreductase produces MPIILRSNERMIDLTGKVVLVTGGSRGIGAATCRVLAQAGACVIVHYGQSAGEAQAAVQEIGEGRATALGGDLSQAGIAASLFRDAVTWKGRVDVLVNNAGIFPSASVDDPQVQWDEIWSRTLQVNLIAAADLCREAILHFRTRGGGTIVNVASRAAFRGDTPDAMHYAASKGGLISLTKSIARGYAREGILAYAIAPGWVRTDMASAYLRDHAEEMARELPLGDAAPPEDIAHTIAFLSSGLARHMTGATLDINGASYVR; encoded by the coding sequence ATGCCCATCATTTTGCGCTCAAATGAACGCATGATCGACTTGACCGGCAAGGTGGTTCTGGTGACGGGCGGCTCACGCGGGATCGGGGCGGCGACCTGCCGGGTGCTGGCGCAGGCGGGGGCCTGCGTGATCGTGCATTACGGGCAGAGCGCCGGGGAAGCGCAGGCCGCCGTGCAGGAGATAGGGGAGGGGAGAGCGACCGCGCTGGGCGGCGACCTCTCGCAAGCGGGCATCGCCGCGTCACTATTTCGGGATGCGGTGACCTGGAAAGGCCGGGTGGACGTGCTGGTGAACAACGCCGGGATTTTCCCCAGCGCCAGCGTGGACGACCCGCAAGTGCAGTGGGATGAAATCTGGTCGCGTACCCTGCAAGTGAACTTGATTGCGGCGGCTGACCTGTGCCGCGAGGCTATCCTGCACTTTCGTACGCGAGGGGGCGGAACAATCGTTAACGTCGCCAGCCGCGCGGCCTTCCGGGGGGATACCCCGGATGCCATGCACTACGCGGCCAGCAAGGGCGGCCTGATCTCCCTGACGAAAAGCATTGCGCGCGGGTACGCCCGCGAGGGCATCCTGGCTTACGCCATCGCGCCCGGCTGGGTGCGCACCGACATGGCCTCCGCGTACCTCCGCGACCACGCCGAGGAGATGGCCCGTGAGCTTCCCCTGGGCGACGCCGCACCGCCCGAGGACATCGCCCACACCATCGCCTTTCTTTCCTCGGGACTGGCCAGGCATATGACCGGGGCCACGCTGGACATCAACGGCGCCAGTTACGTCCGGTGA
- a CDS encoding DUF4304 domain-containing protein, with product MSLSGQAIDAVTSGEVKRVLRQRGFKKDGRTFRRQVGGHWLIVNIQASQGNTWDEARFYVNLAVYYPVLGVERGWPVPEKPREIHGQFRRRLEPEGAGWWTLTPASDVQSVSAEVAELLLSSGLPWLEQTAKQKEPPQSTE from the coding sequence ATGTCTCTTTCCGGGCAGGCCATTGATGCGGTGACCAGCGGTGAGGTCAAGCGCGTGCTGCGGCAGCGGGGATTTAAGAAGGATGGCCGCACCTTCAGACGGCAGGTGGGTGGGCACTGGCTCATCGTGAACATTCAGGCCAGTCAGGGGAATACGTGGGATGAGGCGCGATTTTACGTGAATCTGGCCGTGTACTACCCGGTTCTCGGAGTTGAGAGGGGCTGGCCTGTGCCTGAGAAACCCAGGGAGATTCACGGGCAATTCCGCCGACGGCTGGAGCCTGAAGGTGCGGGCTGGTGGACGTTGACGCCAGCAAGTGACGTGCAAAGCGTTTCAGCGGAAGTTGCCGAACTTCTTCTTTCAAGCGGTTTGCCCTGGCTAGAGCAAACAGCCAAGCAAAAAGAGCCACCCCAGTCCACGGAGTGA
- a CDS encoding dihydrolipoamide acetyltransferase family protein: MKEIVLPELAESVVEGEILKWMVQEGDTIALEQPLCEVMTDKVTVELPSPVAGVLHQRLANEGDVVAVHSVIALIDETGSGAGASAAAPSATQAIQDSAENPATTDVKLPAQAQEERERVGGDSGGSIVEATHLPKADDDSTSLFKTFASDEKVTVQGLGSRATAAAAPQIRNEGRILAVPAARQLARELGIDLAYVQGSGPNGRIRVQDVVAHQQGSAGAHQAAAPQNAAPQTAAPQAAPAQAAVPQATKPQAPVANGLPVPPVQYRTPKGYEHLEERTPLRGMRRAISNQMQASHLYTVRTLTVDEVNMTKLVEFRSRVKEEAKNADVKLSYLPFIFKAVAVALRKYPSLNSSFDEATQEIVNKRYYNMGMAVATPAGLTVPVLRDVNQKSVFDLAREVVDLAARANEGKLQPDELTGSTFSITNIGSIGALFSFPIINVPDAAILGIHSIVKRPIVDENDNIVVAHMMYLSLSFDHRLVDGAEAARFCKEVIRLLENPDRLMLEAM; the protein is encoded by the coding sequence ATGAAAGAAATCGTATTGCCGGAACTTGCCGAAAGCGTCGTCGAGGGCGAAATCCTGAAATGGATGGTGCAGGAAGGCGACACCATCGCGCTGGAACAGCCCCTGTGCGAGGTCATGACCGACAAGGTCACCGTGGAACTCCCCAGCCCCGTCGCGGGCGTGCTGCACCAGCGCCTGGCGAACGAGGGCGACGTGGTGGCGGTTCACTCGGTTATTGCCCTGATCGACGAGACAGGCAGCGGCGCCGGAGCTTCCGCTGCGGCCCCCAGCGCCACCCAGGCCATTCAGGACAGCGCCGAGAACCCGGCCACCACCGACGTGAAACTGCCCGCGCAGGCGCAGGAGGAACGCGAGCGGGTGGGTGGAGACAGCGGCGGCAGCATCGTGGAAGCCACCCATCTGCCCAAGGCCGACGACGACAGTACCAGCCTCTTCAAGACCTTCGCCAGCGACGAGAAAGTGACGGTGCAGGGCCTGGGTAGCCGCGCAACCGCCGCCGCTGCGCCACAAATTCGCAACGAGGGCCGCATTCTGGCTGTGCCTGCCGCCCGCCAGCTGGCGCGTGAACTGGGCATCGACCTGGCCTACGTGCAGGGCAGCGGCCCGAACGGACGCATTCGCGTGCAGGACGTGGTGGCCCACCAGCAGGGCAGTGCGGGCGCCCATCAAGCTGCTGCCCCCCAAAATGCCGCCCCTCAAACTGCCGCTCCGCAGGCCGCCCCTGCGCAGGCTGCCGTTCCGCAAGCCACTAAACCCCAGGCGCCCGTCGCCAATGGCCTGCCCGTGCCGCCGGTGCAGTACCGCACGCCCAAAGGCTACGAGCACCTGGAGGAGCGTACGCCGCTGCGTGGAATGCGCCGCGCCATCAGCAACCAGATGCAGGCCAGCCACCTCTACACCGTGCGCACCCTGACCGTGGACGAAGTGAACATGACCAAACTGGTCGAGTTCCGCAGCCGCGTGAAGGAAGAGGCGAAAAACGCCGACGTGAAGCTCTCGTACCTGCCGTTCATCTTCAAGGCCGTGGCGGTGGCGCTGCGCAAGTACCCCAGCCTGAACAGCAGCTTCGACGAGGCCACCCAGGAAATCGTGAACAAGCGCTACTACAACATGGGTATGGCCGTCGCCACCCCCGCCGGACTGACCGTGCCGGTACTGAGGGACGTGAACCAGAAGAGTGTCTTCGACCTGGCCCGCGAGGTCGTCGATCTGGCTGCCCGCGCCAACGAGGGCAAACTGCAACCCGACGAACTGACCGGCAGCACCTTCAGCATCACCAACATCGGCAGCATCGGCGCCCTGTTCAGCTTCCCCATCATCAACGTGCCTGACGCCGCCATCCTGGGCATTCACAGCATCGTCAAGCGTCCCATCGTGGACGAAAACGACAACATCGTGGTCGCGCACATGATGTACCTCAGCCTGTCGTTCGACCACCGCCTGGTCGACGGCGCGGAAGCCGCCCGCTTCTGCAAGGAAGTCATCCGCCTGCTGGAAAACCCCGACCGGCTGATGCTGGAAGCCATGTAA
- a CDS encoding alpha-ketoacid dehydrogenase subunit beta → MTATKEQYQEGAVQSGGEQTRTITLIQAVTEAIAEEMEQDSRVVLFGEDVGARGGVFMATAGLQERFGKKRVFDSPLSEASIVGAAVGMAVRGLRPIAEIQFADYIGPGFDQILSQVAKIRYRSGGQFSAPLVIRTPSGGGVKGGHHHSQSPESYYAHMAGVKVVMPSTPYDAKGLLKAAIRSEDPVMYFEPKRLYRAAKGEVPNHDYTVKIGEGVIRREGSDLSLIGYGGVMPDLLKAAEALSAEGVSVEVIDLRSILPWDRPLVLQSVEKTGRAVLVSEAPRTANFMGEVAYVIQEQAFDSLTAPVAQVAGFDIPYPYVQDKVYLPGANRIVAACVKTLNY, encoded by the coding sequence ATGACCGCCACCAAGGAGCAGTATCAAGAGGGGGCTGTCCAGAGTGGGGGGGAGCAGACCCGCACGATTACCCTGATTCAGGCCGTCACGGAAGCCATCGCCGAGGAAATGGAGCAGGACTCGCGGGTGGTGCTGTTCGGTGAGGATGTCGGTGCACGCGGCGGGGTGTTCATGGCGACCGCCGGGTTGCAGGAACGCTTCGGCAAAAAGCGCGTGTTCGATTCGCCCCTCAGCGAGGCCAGCATCGTGGGCGCGGCGGTGGGCATGGCCGTGCGCGGCTTGCGGCCCATCGCGGAAATTCAGTTCGCGGATTACATCGGCCCCGGCTTCGACCAGATTCTCAGCCAGGTGGCCAAAATCCGTTACCGCAGCGGCGGGCAGTTCAGCGCGCCGCTGGTGATTCGCACGCCGTCGGGCGGGGGCGTGAAGGGCGGCCACCACCACAGCCAGAGCCCCGAAAGTTACTACGCGCACATGGCCGGCGTGAAAGTCGTGATGCCCAGCACCCCCTACGACGCCAAGGGCCTGCTGAAAGCCGCGATTCGCAGCGAAGACCCGGTGATGTACTTCGAGCCCAAACGCCTGTACCGCGCTGCCAAAGGCGAGGTGCCGAACCACGATTACACCGTGAAAATCGGTGAGGGCGTCATTCGCCGCGAAGGCAGCGACCTCTCGCTGATCGGGTATGGCGGTGTGATGCCGGATCTGCTGAAGGCCGCCGAGGCCCTGAGCGCCGAGGGCGTCAGCGTGGAGGTCATCGACCTGCGCAGCATCCTGCCGTGGGACCGTCCGCTGGTGCTGCAAAGCGTGGAGAAAACAGGCCGCGCCGTGCTGGTCAGCGAGGCGCCGCGCACCGCGAACTTCATGGGCGAAGTCGCGTACGTCATTCAGGAACAGGCCTTCGACTCTCTGACCGCGCCCGTCGCGCAGGTCGCGGGCTTCGACATCCCGTACCCGTACGTGCAGGACAAGGTGTATCTGCCCGGCGCGAACCGCATCGTCGCTGCGTGCGTCAAGACCCTGAACTACTGA